The genomic segment GGAGACTCCAATTCCAGTACTACAGATAAGTCCAGTGACAGTACAGATGATGATTGTTCTGCAAGTGATTCTACTTATACTCCTGGTAGTATTCCTAGTGGAGGGATGAAGCTAACGATTGCTCAAAATTGGATGAGTAAAAATTATGCGACTGCGCCACTTCCTAGTGATTACTATGGAGAAGCACAGGGAAGTCCCGACGTTCATGATAACTGTACTCTTTTTTCAGGTTGGTTTGTCGCAAACTTTACTGATTTAAAATGGAGTCATGGAAATGGTGCAGATATTGTTAAAAATCTTTCTGCTGCAAATGGTATTCAGCCAATGAATAAGCCGGAAGTCTATGCCATTTTCTCTATTCAGGGGGACGTGACACAGGTATGGGCTGGAAAACATCAAACCCAGAAGGACACACGGGAGTTGTTCTTGGCATTGATGGTGATAATGCGATTATTGGACAAGCGGGTTATGGAAGTAACTTTATCAATGCTGCCTCAGTACCTTTGAAAGATTTGACTGCCGCAAACGGATGGAGTTTCTTTAGTACGAAAGGACATTTAAAAAATGTTCCGAAATAAAAATGGGTAGGAAAGGAGAGGGGAAAATGTCAGAATGTAAGAAAATCAAATATTCAAATTTAGGTGCGTTGTATGCGTTAGTTTCTGCACAAGAAACTCATAATGATTATCGTCCCATTCGCAAATATTTTTGTAAAGAATGTCAGGCTTATCATCTAACAAGCAAACAACATATTCATTATTTAGAAGAAATGGGTACTCTTGGGTTTCACTTAAATTCATAATAGAAAAAAGAATTTTGAAAACTAAAATAACGAAAGGAAAGATGAGTTTGAAAAAAATAATCATAGCGAGTTTGCTTTCATTAACGAGTTTAACTTTATTAAGTGCTTGCGGGAACTCACTCAAAAAAACGTCCCAATCAAAGAACGAGAAAACAGAACAGCTTTCACCAAATGTAAAAGACAAAGGAACATCAAAAACAAAAAATACTTTAAACGGTGGAACAATACAAACTGCGCCAAAAGTTTCATCTTCATCCAAACAAGTGGCTACTACGAAACCCTCATCTTCATCTGAAAGTGTAGCAGATAAAGAAGCACAGAATAAAAAAATTGTTACAGAATTCTTTGCGGATTATCTTACTTTCAACACTTCAACAATGCCTGCTTATCAGCGTGCAGAAAATATGCTTAAACTTTCCAATGAGAAAGTCGTCAATTACTTAATGCCTAATGTCCTAGCTAATGGAAACAATGTCAGAGAGTCCATTAACTATACACAATCTTATATATCACCGATTATCATTAAAAATTCTAGTCAAGCACAGTACCAATATGATGTGACAGTAGAGTACAAAACTTCTATTGCCGGTAATGATAATCAAACGAAAGAAATGTATTCTTTGAGCCTTCAAAACGGCAAAGTAAGTGTGATTAAAAAAGATGTGACTTGGATATGGAATCCGAGTACAAAGTCGTATCAATAGCGAATGGGAGAATAAAATGAAGATGAGAGATGAAATAGAAATAAGCTTCATCAATATAGGGAAAAGTATTATTTCTGAAACCAAGATAAAAGATATAGGTCAGCCTTTATCCATTACCCTATTACTAGCAATGATTATCAATCATAACGCTCTCCTACTAGCAAGTAATGTTATTCTATTAGCCTTATTTTTGATTGTATTATTTAGGATAGGAAAGGGAATTATTTCTTATTTTAATACACAAGATATGCTAGAAAGTGTAGAAGAACGCTTCAAAAAACAGAATGACGTCGTGAATAGTTTTGAAGTGGCAATGCTTGGTATTGGAACGTTGTTCAACTTTGTCTATGAGACAGTGAGACTAACAGTTTTATTCCTTGTATTCATAATTTTTTGGACTGCTGTGATGGCGGAACCCAGCGAATTGAGTGATTTTTTGAAAGAAATGAATAGTGGAAACATGATGACGCTTTTTCAGATAGTGTTGGGTTGGCGATGTGTATGGTCGGGCTTTAAACTAGTCATAAGCCTTTACTCTAACAAGAAAGCACATATTTGGAACAATAAGTTTTTTGACTACTGCAATGCATTGCTTAATCATTGAAAAAGAACGCTGATAAGCGTTTTTTTATTGGAGAGCATTGTTGAAAATGTTCGACAAAGGACTTATTTCCTGAAAAAAATAGAACCGTGAGATAATGAAAGTATCAAATTAAAATGAAAGAGGAACCCATTTATGGCTTCTAAGTTAGCGGTAATCGCACTTTTAGACACTTGCGGAATTTTACAAGAACAAACTTCCCTTGCCTTTTCTGATTTAAAAAGAAAAATAAAAATTTGCGATGACTTTGAATTTCTCAGTTTAATTATTGAGCAAAAAGAACCTCATGAAACGAGACTGAGTGATGCTCAAAAAAAAGAACTTTCTAATCTTGCTCGTACAGTTGTTCAAATTTTGAGACACAAAAAAGTGATTGCTTAGAAAGTAGGAAAAGACGTTGCTAGATTTCATTTGGATAATTATTGTCATTATCGTGCTTACTTGTCTTTCGAGCTTTCTTATACTTTCGCGGAAGAAGAGCAGACTGAGCCGATGGCAAAGAATACTCATTACTCTCTCAATTTTTTTTATTGCTTTCCCCTTGCGTTTGTTTTTGGTTTGGGATTTATTTACAAAACCTGCACCTTTTATTCAAACTCTGCAATATGCTTCGAAGGCAAATATACAAAAAGAATTGCCATTGTTGATGAATAATACGCATCATGAAAGTCAGATAGATTTTTCTAAGCCTCAATTTATCATCTTGTATAAAGTTGGTTGTCCTTATTGTAATGCAGCACATCAGACGATTGAACAGGAGATAAAAGACTTACCACGCGCACAAGTCCATTTTGTGGAAGTAAGAAGCCATTTAGGAAAACAACTTGTCCAACGCTATCAAGTACAAAAAGCACATACAATTATTGTGACACGTCCTAAAACAGATGAAAGCACACTTTTTGAAGAAGCCCAAGCAGTATTAAATAGTGAGCATCAATTAGTGTTTTCTGCGGATAAGAGTAGTATTCAAGAAGCTATTCAATATTTCAAAGGAGAAAATTCAAAAGGAAAGTAATGATAATAAAACCTATGGGACAGCACCGAAAAACTCGGTATTTTAATGCCGAGATGAAAGACGCATTACTGTTAATTTGCCTGACGGATTTTGTCTCCGTGAGATAATAAGAGAGGAAGTTGATACTTAACATTGCGATTGAAACATTAAGACCCTCTAACATGATTAAAAATCACAAACTTGCTCGCTCTATTGCAAGAGCAGGCTGGCGACAATTCACCAATCAGTTGGAATATAAAGCCCAACCGTTTGCCAAGCCTAACGGTTTTGGTAAAAATTAAGAAAGGAATTCAAAGTGAGAGATATAAAAACAACACTTTTTACCCGACTACTTCCAAAATACTTAAAAAAGAATAAAAATAGTGAAGAGGATGCCCCTGTTATTGTTATCCCTTCACTCATAAATTTGGAAACATTAAAAGGCAACATTTCACTTGATTTATCATTCTATAAAGAAAATCATGCCCCTAAAAAGTACCTCACTTCGTCAGACTATGAAGAGGTTTATTTTTCGGATATTAAAGATGACCCGATTGCGTTTGAACTGCTACGTTTCTTAGCTAAAGTAACTTTTGCCCATAAATTACAAGTAGAGCATTATATGCTTTCTTACTGTGAAGCATTAACAGAAATCGTTGCCCCAAAGTTACGTGAGAAAGCTTTGGATAAAACGATTATCAAATTACAAAAGAATAATCTTTTGAGAAAGATGATTTATACAGGTTCTGACAAGACACCATTTGATGTACCTATTTTATCCTTGACAGGTGAGGGCTATCGTTTTGCAAAACATTTGCGTGCGCAGCTTGGTATTAATTATTTTATTGCTTCGCCTGATAGCTACCTTGAAAGAGTTCCGCGTGCTTTTGCGCGTGCATGGTCTATCGTGGATGTCTTTTTGGCATCCCTTGCTTTAAAGAACTTTAGAGGTTATGAAAGTCATTTCACAGGATTTTCTGATGCGGAAATAAACTATTCTACACCTGTGTCTAACTGCGTAATAACCTTTGAACTCGCTTCTCATGTCAAGACATCCCTTTTTGCTTATACTTACTTTGAAAATGATAATCCTTTCTATCTCAAACAAGCCATTAAAGCCTGGATAGGTATTGCAGAAAATTACTCTAATAAAAGTATTCCCGGATTTGAGGGGGACATTAACCTTTTTGCGGTCATTGTACAAACACGTGAAATGGCAGAGTTTATCAATCAACAATTCGGGTTAGACCAACTGCCCTATCCTCCTGTTTTAATTATTCTTGAAATGATGCAAGACCAAAGCATTGAAGAAGCTTTTGTTTTCTGGGATAAAAATGGGAAACTTTCAAAATTAGCTTTAACGGCAAAACAACCTTTTAAGGAAAGTAAGCCATTGGAACCTATTGAACCTATTGAAAAACCAAAAACAACCCTTTCTGAGGCTTTATCCGAAAAGCCGGATGAAGAAATAGAAACAGGTGCTGAGCAAGAAAAATCAATATCTGAAGTTGAGAATACGTTAGAAAATCAAAATGATGATGAAGTTGAAGAAGAAATCTTGTACGAGGAAAGCGAAGATATTGACGATGAAGTGATTGAAGAATCAACAGATGATGACGATTTTGAAGGGAGCTGGTAATCAATGGGAATCACACTTTATTTAGAAGCAAATTTTATCACAAATAAATCTCAGAACCCTTTTTTCTCTAAGATTATTAACAGTGCAGGAAATTTGCTTTATGTCGCAAGTTCTTATTTGCAAGGAACAGATGCTTTTCTTGAGGGTAAGCTTAAAGCCTCACAACAGTTTATTCAAACACCAGAGGAAAAACTAGACGAAAGTATTGCAGGGGGTATCATTGAGGAAAATTGCACAATGTTTATTGATGATGCTTTAGGCGATTTGAAAAAAAGTACCTTGACAAAGTTATTAAATTCTAATGTACGTGCCATCTTTATTCTTGCTCGTTTCGAGGATTGGTTACATGGACCAGAGAATAAATATACGCTATCAAATGGCTTCGACTCCTTCTTAATTTCACGTCCTGTGATTACCAATCCTCAACGTCTCCTAGAATTTGTGAATATCTTTCCAGAAGCAGAAGAAAAAGTATTAGACTGGGTGGAACATCCGAGAAAATTGCCGGTAAATAGCTATTATGTCTTTAATAAGCAACAATTTAAAGGAGTGGACTATTTTTCTATCTTTGACCCACGGACAGTCTCTTTCATCTCCCTAGAAGAAAGTAAGCAAATGTTAGCGCGTGATGATAAGAGTCAGTTGTATTTCAATACCTTAGCGAAACGCTTGAAGGAGTTGACAACCCTCGTCAC from the Lactococcus allomyrinae genome contains:
- a CDS encoding transposase, which translates into the protein MILNIAIETLRPSNMIKNHKLARSIARAGWRQFTNQLEYKAQPFAKPNGFGKN